CGACCGGTGATGGAGAAAACGTCCTCAATAGGCATCAGGAAGGGTTTGTCCAGTTCACGCTGGGGAAGAGGAATGTACTCATCCATGGCATCCAGGAGTTCCCAGATTTTACCACACCACTCACACTCTCGCTTACCACAGCCACACTCCAAGGCTTTGAGAGCACTGCCTACCACTACCGGCACATCGTCTCCTGGGAACTCATAGCGGTTGAGCAGATCCCGCACTTCCATTTCCACCAGCTCTATGAGCTCTGGGTCATCCACCATGTCAGCTTTATTCATGAAGACTACAATGTAGGGCACCTCTACCTGACGGGAGAGGAGAATGTGCTCCCGGGTCTGAGGCATAGGACCATCAGCAGCAGAGACCACCAAGATGGCACCATCCATCTGGGCAGCTCCAGTAATCATGTTCTTGACGTAGTCAGCATGCCCAGGGCAGTCGATGTGGGCATAGTGCCTTTTTTCAGTCTCATACTCCACGTGGGCAATGGCAATGGTGATACCTCGCTCCCTTTCTTCAGGAGCTTTGTCAATCTGCTCGAAAGGTGTGTAGTTTGCCAGTCCCGCCTTGGAAAGCACCATAGTTATTGCCGCAGTGAGCGTGGTCTTTCCATGGTCGACATGTCCAATGGTTCCCACATTGACATGGGGCTTTTTCCGTTCAAACTTTTGCTTGGCCATAGGAATCCTCCTCGTTTCAAGTCTTTTCTAATTTCCAAAAGAGTCAAGTTGCTCGCTTCAAGCGCATCATAAATCCAACATCAGCTACTTCATGTCCTGCCTTTTTCAATAAAAAGAAAAATGGAGCCTACGACCGGGATTGAACCGGTGACCTCACCCTTACCAAGGGTGCGCTCTAC
This portion of the Thermatribacter velox genome encodes:
- the tuf gene encoding elongation factor Tu: MAKQKFERKKPHVNVGTIGHVDHGKTTLTAAITMVLSKAGLANYTPFEQIDKAPEERERGITIAIAHVEYETEKRHYAHIDCPGHADYVKNMITGAAQMDGAILVVSAADGPMPQTREHILLSRQVEVPYIVVFMNKADMVDDPELIELVEMEVRDLLNRYEFPGDDVPVVVGSALKALECGCGKRECEWCGKIWELLDAMDEYIPLPQRELDKPFLMPIEDVFSITGRGTVVTGRVERGVLHLGDQVEIVGLSHEIKKTVVTGIEMFRKILDEAQAGDNIGVLLRGIEKKEVERGQVLAAPGSITPHTHFKAEVYVLTKEEGGRHTPFFNGYRPQFYFRTTDVTGEIKLPEGVEMVMPGDNANLEVKLIYPIAMEKGLRFAIREGGRTVGAGVVTEIIE